Proteins encoded within one genomic window of Arachis ipaensis cultivar K30076 chromosome B08, Araip1.1, whole genome shotgun sequence:
- the LOC110265943 gene encoding SH3 domain-containing protein PJ696.02-like — protein sequence MWICEDKEESEGELEGEKEGSDRDGEVGVDFEIICLLLKNAKGLAILTVAKAGALLSYKIGTGLVVARRADGSCSAPSAVLSLGLGWGAQIGGELMDFIVILHDIKSVKAFCSRMHFSLGAGCSAAAGPVGRVLEADVRAGDRGSGMCYTYSCSKGSF from the exons ATGTGGATTTGTGAAGACAAAGAGGAGAGTGAAGGAGAGTTGGAAGGTGAAAAAGAAGGGTCTGATCGTGACGGTGAAGTGGGTGTGGATTTTGAAATTATATGCTTGCTACTAAAAAATGCCAAAGGCCTAGCGATCTTAACTGTTGCCAAAGCTGGTGCACTTCTCTCTTACAAAATTGGTACTGGTTTGGTTGTTGCTCGAAGAGCAGATGGATCATGTTCTGCGCCATCAGCTGTACTCTCCCTGGGCTTAGGATGGGGTGCTCAG ATTGGTGGCGAACTTATGGATTTTATAGTTATTCTTCATGATATAAAATCTGTGAAGGCATTCTGCAGTCGAATGCATTTTTCCCTTGGTGCTGGTTGTAGTGCTGCTGCTGGACCTGTTGGAAGAGTTCTGGAGGCTGATGTTCGTGCTGGTGATAGGGGTTCTGGCATGTGCTATACATACAGTTGTAGTAAAGGTagtttttaa